Part of the Oerskovia paurometabola genome is shown below.
ACAGCGCCGAGGGCGACGGCCCCGGCCGCCTCCAGATCGTCCTGCAGCCCGCGAGCCGCCCGGGGCTGAACGCCGCGCTCGACGTCGGCCGGGAGATCGTCGCGAGCCTCGCCGACCCGGCGGGCCAGGGCGCAGGTGGCACGGCCGTGCGATCCGTCCGGCTCCTCGTCGCCCACGCCGACCTCCCGGCGCTCACGACCGACGACGTCGAGGCCCTGCTCGCCGAGGACGCGCCCGTCGTCGTCGCGACCGACCGGACGCGCTCGGGCACCAACCTCCTGGCGCTCGACGCCGAGGCACCGTTCACGTTCCGCTTCGGCGTCGGGAGCCTCGAGGCGCACCTGGCCGAAGCCGAGCTGCGGGGCGTGCGCGCCGTCGTCGTGCAGCGGACCGGGACCGCGGTGGACCTCGACACGCTCGACGACTGGTCCGAGCTGCCGAGCGACGTCCGAGCCCGCGACGACCTCGCGGACCTGCACGCCGCCATGGACCGGGCCCGCCGGGGCTGACACCGCCGCCAGGCTGTCAGAACCCGCGAGCACCGGAGGTCACGCTCGCTCTGACGAGCACGCGGGAGCGGCCGGTGGCATCGTGACGGCATGGTGATCGAGGTGCGGCCCGCGACGGAGTTCGCCGACGTGCGCACGATGGTGGGGCCCAAGCGGCCCGACGCGAACGTGTGCTGGTGCCTGAGCTACCGCCTGCCCTCGAAGGAGAACGTCGCGCTCGTCGGTCCCGACCGCGGCGCGCTCGTCGAGGAGCTGTGCCGCCAGGACCCGCCCCCCGGCGTGCTCGCGTACGACGGGGACGAGGTCGTCGGCTGGGTTGCCGTGCACCCGCGCGCCGACACGGCCTTCGCCCGCAACCGCAAGATCCCGCACGTCGACGACCTCGACGTGTGGTCGGTGTGGTGCGTGCGGGTGCGCCCGGGCCACCGCGGGGCGGGCGTCTCGCACCACCTGCTGCAGGGCGCGGTCGCCTTCGCCCGCGAGCACGGCGCACCGGCCGTCGAGGGGTACCCGCTCGACAACCAGGGGAAGAAGATCGACCTGACCATGGCCTACGCGGGCACCAAGAAGCTCTTCGAGGACGCCGGGTTCACGCAGGCCGCGACGACCGGCTCGGTGCTCAACGGGTTCCCTCGCGTGCTCATGCGGCTCGACCTGCGCTGACCCCGCGGGGCACGGTCTCACCACCCGCCGCGGTGCACCACGTCCTCGAGCGGTCGGCGCGGGCGTCGCGTCGGGGAACCCCCCGACGCCGTAGCGCCGACCCCAGGTCCCCTCGCGCCTTCCCGAGGGGCCGGGTCCGCCGCATGCCCGACGGCGACCACCCCGGTCACCAGGAACTCGTCCGGCACCCCGAACCCCTCCCGCAATGCCTCGACCTGCCCCGGCGGCACCCCGAAGAAGCACGCGCCGAGTCCCTCGTCGACCGCGGTCTGGAGCATGAGCAGCGACGCCATGCCCGCGTCGACGTGCCAGTACGGGACGTCCCACGGGGAGTCGCCCTCGCCCGTGGCCTGCGCCGCCGCACGGGCCTTGTCGTCCTCGGCGTACCGCCGTAGGTACGCCTCGCGCGACGTCAGGACCACGACGACCACGGGGGCCGTCCGCATCCCGGCGAGCCACCGGCTCTCCTTCGCGGCGCCGCCAGGGGCCGCGTCCCCCTCGCCGCCCGCACCCCCGGCGGAACCGCCCCCGCCCGGCTCCCCCACCGCGCGGGGCGAGGTCGCGGACCAGAAGCGCGCGACGCCGTCGGGCGTGTCGAGGACGACGAACGCCCACCCCTGCGTGAAGCCGGCGTTGGGTGCGCGGACCGCGTTGCGCAGCAGGCGGTCCACGGACCGGGGATCGACGGGCTCGTCCGTGAAGCGTCGGACCATGCGGCGGCGGCGGACGACGTCCTGGAACTCCATGCCGACCATGCTGCCAGCCCGCGGCCACACCGAGCACGCGGCCGAGCGTCCGGACCACCCGCTCCCCGCGCGCCGCCGCTCGCCCGGTGCCACGATGCGTGAGTCGCGCCGTCGGCCACGACCCGGCACCCCCCGTCGCAGGAAGGCCACGCACGTGAGCGAAGAACGCAGGACGCCCGGCGCGGGGACCATCACGGTCGCCGCGCTCGCCGTCATGAACATCGTCGCGGTCGTGAGCCTGCGCGGGCTCCCCGCAGAGGCCGAGTACGGGCTCGCCTCGACGTTCTACTACCTGTTCGCGGCGCTGTTCTTCCTCGCCCCGGTGGGGCTCGTGGCTGCCGAGCTCGCGACGGGCTGGCCCGAGGAGGGCGGCATGTTCCGCTGGGTCGGCGAGGCGTTCGGCAGCCGGTGGGGGTTCCTCGCGATCTTCATGGTGTTCATCGAGGGCTGCATCTGGTTCCCCACGATCCTCACGTTCGCCGCCGTGACGCTCGCGTACACGGGGGACGCAGCGAGCGCCCCGCGGCTGTCGGGCGACAAGGTGTTCGTGCTCGCGGTCGTGCTCGCGGTGTTCTGGCTCGCGACGCTCATCGCGCTGCGGGGCGTGAAGTCGTTCTCCCAGGTCGCGAAGTGGGGTGGGATCGTGGGGACGCTCGTGCCGGCCGCGATCCTCATCGGGCTGGCCGCCGCATACCTCGCGGCGGGCAACCCGTCGCAGGTCGAGCTCTCGTGGGGCGCGTTCGTGCCGGACCTGTCGAAGGTGTCGAACATCGTGCTCGCGGCGAGCATCTTCCTGTTCTACGCGGGCATGGAGATGAACGCGGTGCACGTGCGGTCGATCAAGAACCCGATCCGCAACTACCCGATCGCGATCCTCGTGGCCGCGCTGGGGGCCGTCGTCGTGCTCGTCCTGGGGACGCTCGCCATCGCCGTGGTCATCCCGACGGGGCAGATCGACCTGACGCAGAGCCTGCTCACGGCCTACCACCTGCTGCTCTCCTGGGCGGGGGTCGGGTGGGCGGCGCCGTACCTGGCCGCGATGCTGGCCGTGGGCGTGCTCGCGGGCATCGTGACCTGGGTCGCGGGCCCGGCGACGGGTCTGCTGTCCGTGGCGCGCGCGGGCTACCTGCCACGCTGGTTGCACCGGACGAACCGGGCGGGCATGCCCTCGCGCATCCTGCTGGTCCAGGCCGCGGTCGTCACGGTCCTGTCGGTCCTGTTCGTGGTCCTGCCGTCGGTCCAGGCCGCGTACCAGCTCCTGAGCCAGCTCACGGTGATCCTGTACCTGGTCGCGTACGTGCTCATGTTCGCGGCGGTCATCGCCCTGCGGTACTCCCAGCCCGCCCGACCGCGCCGCTACCACGTGCCCGGCGGCATCGTGGGCGTGTGGGTCATCGGCGGGTGCGGCCTGCTCGCGGCGGCTCTCGCGCTCGTGGTGAGCTTCGTGCCGCCCGCGCAGGTCGAGGTGGGTAGCCCGACGACGTACGTGGGTCTGCTCGTCGGCCTCAGCGTGGTCTTCGTGGCGCTGCCGTTCTGGGCGTACGCCGCGCGCCGGGCGTCGTGGCGCGACGAGACGCTCGACTTCGCACCGTTCACGTGGCAGGTCGGCGCCCAGGAGTCGGAGATCCGGGGCGCGGGGGCGCAGGCCGCGCCCCCCGAGGCGCCGGCCTAGAGCCGCTCGGCGAGCAGCTCGACGAGCGCCTTGCCCTGCACGCCGCCGAGCTGGTCGGCCTGGGTGCGGCACGAGAACCCGTCGGCGAGGAAGATGTCGTTCGGGCCGGCCTTGCGCAGCGCGGGCAGGAGTGCGTTCTCCGCGACCGCCACCGACACGTCGTAGTGGCCCTTCTCCATGCCGAAGTTCCCGGCGAGGCCGCAGCATCCGGCGAGCGTGTCGATCGTGGCGCCGGCCCCGCGCAGCAGCTTCTCGTCGGCCGCGAAGCCCATGACGGAGTGCTGGTGGCAGTGCGGCTGGACGACGGCCGTGACGTCGGACAGGTCGGGCACCTGCCAGGTCTCGGGTGCGGGGCGCGTCTCGGGGCGCGTGAGGAGCTCGGCGACCGTGTGGGTCGCGCCCGCGACGGCCTTGGCGCGCGGGTCGTCGGGGAAGAGGTCGAGCAGGTCGGAGCGCAGCACCGCGGTGCACGAGGGCTCGAGCCCGACGATCGGGATCCCGTTGACCGCGAACGGTCCCAGGACCTGGAGCAGGTTCTCGAGCCGCTTGCGGGCCCCGTCGAGCTGGCCCGTGCTGATCCAGGTCAGGCCGCAGCAGGCCTGCTGGTCGGGCACGATCACGTCGTAGCCCGCGGCGTCGAGCACCGTGACCGCGGACTGCGGCACCGAGGGCGCGAGCGCGTCGCTGAACGAGTCGGTCCACAGCACGACCTGCGGCCGCTTGCCCGCCTTGGGCCGACCGGGCGTCTGCCCGACGGCGAGCCCTGGCACCCCGTTCGTCGCACCTCCGCGCTTCCACCAGGTGCGGAACGGGACCTCGGCGAACTTCGGCACCTCGCGGCGCGGGTCCATGCCGCCGAGCGAGAGCACGAGCTTCGCGAGCGGCCGGATGCCGAGGACCGTGTTGATGAACCGCGGCATCATGCCCGCGAGGCGCGACCAGCGCGGCAGCCAGCCGAGCGCGTAGTGGTTCATGGGGCGCAGCTTGCCCTGGTAGGTGCGGTGCAGGACCTCGGCCTTGTACTGGGCCATGTCGACGCCCGCCGGGCAGTCGGCCGAGCACGCCTTGCACGACAGGCACAGGTCGAGCGAGTCGCGCACCTCGGGCGACGTGAGGCCGCCCACGAGCGTGCCGTTGATCGCGTCCTGGAGCACGCGCGCCCGTCCGCGCGTGACGTCCTTCTCGTCCTTGGTCGCCTGGTAGGACGGGCACATGAACCCGCCCGA
Proteins encoded:
- the cofC gene encoding 2-phospho-L-lactate guanylyltransferase encodes the protein MTPDGAAHPAVTGAAGASPGRQRVVAVVPLRDGSSGKSRLATVLDPAERSRLIATLARHVVRTLLASGSVERVLVVTSDPRFTWRALGSLVEPVPPPMDDAPPTVTGTPAGGDGDSAEGDGPGRLQIVLQPASRPGLNAALDVGREIVASLADPAGQGAGGTAVRSVRLLVAHADLPALTTDDVEALLAEDAPVVVATDRTRSGTNLLALDAEAPFTFRFGVGSLEAHLAEAELRGVRAVVVQRTGTAVDLDTLDDWSELPSDVRARDDLADLHAAMDRARRG
- a CDS encoding GNAT family N-acetyltransferase gives rise to the protein MVIEVRPATEFADVRTMVGPKRPDANVCWCLSYRLPSKENVALVGPDRGALVEELCRQDPPPGVLAYDGDEVVGWVAVHPRADTAFARNRKIPHVDDLDVWSVWCVRVRPGHRGAGVSHHLLQGAVAFAREHGAPAVEGYPLDNQGKKIDLTMAYAGTKKLFEDAGFTQAATTGSVLNGFPRVLMRLDLR
- a CDS encoding nitroreductase family protein, with translation MEFQDVVRRRRMVRRFTDEPVDPRSVDRLLRNAVRAPNAGFTQGWAFVVLDTPDGVARFWSATSPRAVGEPGGGGSAGGAGGEGDAAPGGAAKESRWLAGMRTAPVVVVVLTSREAYLRRYAEDDKARAAAQATGEGDSPWDVPYWHVDAGMASLLMLQTAVDEGLGACFFGVPPGQVEALREGFGVPDEFLVTGVVAVGHAADPAPREGARGPGVGATASGGSPTRRPRRPLEDVVHRGGW
- the gadC gene encoding putative glutamine/gamma-aminobutyrate antiporter GadC gives rise to the protein MSEERRTPGAGTITVAALAVMNIVAVVSLRGLPAEAEYGLASTFYYLFAALFFLAPVGLVAAELATGWPEEGGMFRWVGEAFGSRWGFLAIFMVFIEGCIWFPTILTFAAVTLAYTGDAASAPRLSGDKVFVLAVVLAVFWLATLIALRGVKSFSQVAKWGGIVGTLVPAAILIGLAAAYLAAGNPSQVELSWGAFVPDLSKVSNIVLAASIFLFYAGMEMNAVHVRSIKNPIRNYPIAILVAALGAVVVLVLGTLAIAVVIPTGQIDLTQSLLTAYHLLLSWAGVGWAAPYLAAMLAVGVLAGIVTWVAGPATGLLSVARAGYLPRWLHRTNRAGMPSRILLVQAAVVTVLSVLFVVLPSVQAAYQLLSQLTVILYLVAYVLMFAAVIALRYSQPARPRRYHVPGGIVGVWVIGGCGLLAAALALVVSFVPPAQVEVGSPTTYVGLLVGLSVVFVALPFWAYAARRASWRDETLDFAPFTWQVGAQESEIRGAGAQAAPPEAPA